A section of the Euzebya rosea genome encodes:
- a CDS encoding DUF5317 domain-containing protein, producing the protein MIVLVAAGTVVLAWVLLRRDAGALAGIDLRAPWLPVVVVLAQAVALEVIEAWYAVALGLHALTYAAAVAWLWANRRVRGLWLVGVGALLNVTAMASNGGVMPARSSGLSAAGLGPQGGFVNSAGADSALWFLGDVFAIPDGMPLANVFSVGDVVLITGLALLLWQLPRSDTRSPARPDAPAPRQDVAARG; encoded by the coding sequence GTGATCGTCCTCGTCGCGGCCGGGACGGTCGTGCTGGCCTGGGTGCTGCTGCGCCGCGACGCCGGGGCCCTCGCCGGGATCGACCTGCGGGCACCATGGCTGCCCGTCGTCGTCGTGCTCGCCCAGGCGGTCGCGCTGGAGGTCATCGAGGCGTGGTACGCCGTCGCCCTGGGCCTGCACGCGCTCACCTACGCGGCGGCCGTTGCCTGGTTGTGGGCGAACCGTCGGGTCCGGGGACTGTGGCTGGTCGGCGTCGGCGCGCTGCTCAACGTCACGGCGATGGCCAGCAACGGCGGGGTCATGCCCGCCAGGTCCAGCGGGCTGTCCGCTGCCGGGCTCGGACCGCAGGGCGGGTTCGTCAACAGCGCGGGCGCCGACTCGGCCCTGTGGTTCCTGGGCGACGTCTTCGCCATCCCCGACGGGATGCCGCTGGCCAACGTGTTCTCCGTCGGGGACGTCGTGCTGATCACCGGGCTGGCGTTGCTGCTGTGGCAGCTCCCGCGATCCGACACCCGGTCACCGGCACGTCCGGACGCACCGGCGCCGCGGCAGGACGTGGCCGCACGAGGTTGA
- a CDS encoding putative bifunctional diguanylate cyclase/phosphodiesterase, translated as MLSGHAAVPRWRWHYRTLVVLVAIMGAGLSVGSVLVDRTSGVGEAPLLAVVFTALIVVGEICPVRWLRRNGTTFIAPSWAFVTALLFTSEGTLVIAVTLATNIVAGVVRRRSPVRVVFQAAMRAMAVAAGLGVLELLGHRTTLADGAPLTTSWALAAVAGLLTIHVCATVLLAAAVALGRGLPLLGVLRRDAVVGLSTEGLLLALGPVLAVLGRASPALLVPLLLTWYLVFRSGEIAAARQHEATHDALTGLPNRRLFLERLRDAVATRGLHSTGVLGVMIVDLDDFKEINDNLGHDVGDAVLIEVGTRLREEIGSRAVVARLGGDEFALMASSDDPDGILRLGQQVHAALARPVGSNGFPLTISGSVGIATSDPGRPTPPASKLMRRADVAMYSAKASGAGVRIFGNDVDRDDAPGRLSLVSQLGSAIEAGELTVHYQPITDVRRGMTDRLEALVRWEHPTLGRIGPSDFVPMAEQTDLIGPLTARVIDEALRDCAGWVRDGHDVGIAINVSARVLHDLRFPVVLADAARRANLPPSAITLEITENSVLREPGRAARVLAELRALGVRVSVDDFGTGFSSLSSLRDLPLDELKIDRRFVGAILDDTDDEIIVRTVVALANQMGLSTVAEGAETSAIADRLLELGCDVLQGFHLARPMPALDVGEWLANRPRVVTLDPAPLVLPPAGHPPSPG; from the coding sequence GTGCTGAGCGGTCACGCTGCGGTGCCACGGTGGCGGTGGCACTACCGGACACTCGTCGTGCTCGTGGCCATCATGGGCGCGGGGCTGTCGGTCGGAAGCGTGCTGGTCGACCGCACCTCCGGCGTCGGCGAGGCGCCGTTGCTCGCGGTGGTGTTCACCGCGTTGATCGTCGTGGGCGAGATCTGCCCCGTTCGTTGGTTGCGGCGCAACGGCACGACGTTCATCGCACCCTCGTGGGCCTTCGTGACCGCGCTGCTGTTCACGAGCGAGGGAACCCTGGTCATCGCGGTGACGCTGGCAACGAACATCGTTGCCGGCGTCGTCCGGCGCCGCTCCCCGGTCCGGGTGGTGTTCCAGGCCGCGATGCGGGCCATGGCCGTTGCCGCCGGCCTCGGCGTCCTGGAGCTGCTGGGGCACCGGACGACGCTCGCCGACGGTGCCCCGCTGACAACTTCCTGGGCGCTCGCGGCCGTGGCCGGACTGCTGACGATCCACGTCTGCGCCACCGTGTTGCTCGCCGCCGCCGTCGCCCTGGGACGGGGGTTGCCGCTGCTCGGGGTGCTGCGTCGTGACGCCGTCGTGGGGTTGTCCACCGAGGGGCTCCTCCTGGCGCTCGGACCGGTGCTGGCCGTGCTCGGCCGGGCGTCCCCCGCGTTGCTCGTTCCCCTGCTGCTGACGTGGTACCTCGTCTTCAGGTCCGGCGAGATCGCCGCCGCCCGTCAGCACGAGGCAACCCACGACGCCCTGACCGGCCTGCCCAACCGTCGGCTGTTCCTCGAACGGCTTCGCGACGCCGTGGCCACCCGCGGTCTGCACTCCACGGGGGTGCTCGGGGTCATGATCGTGGACCTCGACGACTTCAAGGAGATCAACGACAACCTCGGCCACGACGTCGGTGACGCGGTACTGATCGAGGTCGGGACCCGGCTGCGCGAGGAGATCGGTTCACGAGCCGTGGTCGCGCGCCTCGGCGGTGACGAGTTCGCGCTCATGGCGTCCTCCGACGACCCCGACGGCATCCTGCGTCTTGGACAGCAGGTCCACGCAGCCCTGGCCCGGCCGGTCGGATCCAACGGCTTCCCGCTGACGATCTCGGGCAGCGTCGGCATCGCCACGAGCGACCCCGGACGGCCTACCCCGCCGGCCTCGAAGCTGATGCGACGCGCGGATGTGGCCATGTACTCGGCCAAGGCCTCCGGTGCCGGTGTCCGCATCTTCGGCAACGACGTCGATCGCGACGACGCGCCCGGTCGCCTGTCGCTGGTCTCCCAGCTGGGCTCGGCCATCGAGGCGGGCGAGCTGACGGTCCACTACCAGCCGATCACCGACGTCCGGCGGGGCATGACCGACCGGCTGGAGGCGCTGGTCAGGTGGGAGCACCCCACCCTCGGACGGATCGGGCCGAGCGACTTCGTGCCGATGGCCGAGCAGACCGACCTCATCGGTCCCCTCACCGCGCGAGTGATCGACGAGGCGCTGCGCGACTGTGCCGGGTGGGTCCGTGACGGACACGACGTGGGCATCGCCATCAACGTCTCGGCGCGTGTCCTGCACGACCTCCGGTTCCCCGTGGTGCTGGCCGACGCCGCGCGCCGGGCGAACCTGCCACCGTCGGCCATCACCCTGGAGATCACCGAGAACAGCGTCCTGCGCGAACCGGGACGGGCCGCGCGGGTCCTCGCCGAGCTCCGGGCGCTGGGCGTCCGTGTCTCCGTGGACGACTTCGGGACCGGCTTCTCCTCGTTGTCGAGCCTTCGGGACCTGCCGCTGGACGAGCTGAAGATCGACCGCCGCTTCGTGGGAGCGATCCTCGACGACACCGACGACGAGATCATCGTCCGGACCGTCGTCGCGCTCGCCAACCAGATGGGCCTGTCCACGGTCGCGGAGGGTGCGGAGACCTCGGCCATCGCCGACCGCCTGCTCGAGCTCGGGTGCGACGTCCTCCAGGGCTTCCACCTGGCCCGTCCGATGCCCGCGCTTGACGTGGGGGAGTGGCTCGCGAACCGGCCGCGCGTGGTCACCCTCGACCCCGCACCGCTCGTGCTGCCCCCGGCGGGGCATCCACCGAGCCCGGGCTAG
- the mtnA gene encoding S-methyl-5-thioribose-1-phosphate isomerase, protein MQPPPETTDRTMTDTITWVDGHIELVDQTALPHEEVVLRVTTVSDLVAAIRRLSVRGAPALGVAGAYGVALAVATVPDAELAAAIESIRTARPTAVNLARMTDRVAARLADGFGAVLDEAHTVYREEIAASIAMGTRGADLIDELLGDRDVRAMTICNTGGLAAVRRGTALAVVQTLHERGRLADCLALETRPLLQGARLTAWELGRMGAPHHLVVDSAAPFLLSRGAADIVLAGADRIAANGDTANKVGTFSLALAARHAGVPLVVVAPESTIDHDTLDGAAIPIEDRGAAEVGGFGDSRTAPPDTPAINPAFDVTPAALIHAIVTDQRVIMTSRGETP, encoded by the coding sequence ATGCAGCCGCCTCCAGAGACGACCGACCGGACGATGACGGACACGATCACCTGGGTCGACGGCCACATCGAGCTGGTGGACCAGACGGCGTTGCCCCACGAGGAGGTGGTCCTGCGTGTCACCACCGTGTCCGACTTGGTGGCGGCCATCCGCCGCCTGTCGGTGCGGGGGGCACCCGCGCTCGGCGTCGCCGGCGCATACGGCGTGGCGCTGGCGGTGGCAACGGTCCCCGATGCCGAACTCGCCGCTGCCATCGAGTCGATCAGGACGGCCCGACCCACGGCCGTCAACCTCGCCCGCATGACCGATCGGGTGGCCGCTCGCCTGGCCGACGGGTTCGGGGCAGTGCTGGACGAGGCACACACCGTGTACCGCGAGGAGATCGCGGCCAGCATCGCGATGGGCACCAGGGGCGCGGACCTCATCGACGAGCTCCTCGGCGACCGGGACGTCCGCGCCATGACGATCTGCAACACCGGGGGCCTGGCTGCCGTCCGTCGGGGCACGGCGCTCGCCGTCGTGCAGACCCTCCACGAGCGCGGGCGGCTGGCCGACTGCCTCGCGCTGGAGACGCGTCCCCTGCTGCAGGGGGCGCGCCTGACCGCATGGGAGCTCGGCCGGATGGGCGCACCCCACCACCTGGTGGTCGACAGCGCCGCACCGTTCCTGCTGTCCCGGGGTGCGGCCGACATCGTGCTCGCCGGCGCCGATCGGATCGCGGCCAACGGGGACACGGCGAACAAGGTCGGCACCTTCTCCCTCGCCCTGGCAGCCCGCCACGCGGGGGTGCCGCTCGTCGTCGTCGCACCCGAGTCCACCATCGACCACGACACCCTCGACGGTGCAGCCATACCGATCGAGGACCGCGGCGCGGCCGAGGTCGGCGGGTTCGGCGACAGCCGCACGGCACCTCCCGACACCCCGGCGATCAACCCCGCCTTCGACGTGACGCCCGCCGCGTTGATCCATGCGATCGTGACCGACCAGCGAGTGATCATGACCTCCCGCGGGGAAACGCCCTAG
- a CDS encoding putative bifunctional diguanylate cyclase/phosphodiesterase has protein sequence MSLRAAHSERTWGPHLLPAIVAGVVGAGALACAHAVAVGVDSGFVPAVPWLAGLLFASMVVAEVRPLRTIRPSDASIITVSLAYSCALVFVLPGYGATLAVAAGTLFADLLDRAAPQKAAFNTAMMALSIHLGTVVVRAGGAQDLATVDPRDPMVLVTLLAAFVVIYTVPTVLVALVLSAVEGDSPVAVLRRDFFSTLPSDGMLLPLGPVLVVVGTHYPVLLPLAMVLTPVVHMSTRISSEHERDATEDPLTGLLNRRALEQEAEAGLDRAARSGRRVVVLLVDLNGFKAINDTWGHHAGDEVIVEIARRLRDRMPPSALVARLGGDEFAVVLSDVSSPDVAVEMAEVASEAFVDPVEVDAVEGVPLEVTGAIGVATSGPGWSRFGELTRAADAAMYAGKRRGLPYLLADPESSDGQHVQALERAIDGDEMHMVYQPLVDSRTEAVMGFETLARWNHPQHGPIPPWEFVRDLEATGVLIGRFTERVLGDAVVMLRRLHDEGHPVSISVNVSPLNLADPGFVDTVLRTLRDHDIESRWLVLEITETALMSNLAGCRRALRRLVDSGVGVSLDDFGSGHSSLAMIKDIPLTELKIDRSFVTNTGDERGVALLRTLVELARIHDLRSIAEGVEDRATLRALADIGFDQVQGWGIGRPLGAEETLAWMSGRTSLDPGGQHGVDLTVVER, from the coding sequence ATGAGCCTGCGGGCCGCCCACAGCGAACGCACCTGGGGCCCGCACCTGCTCCCCGCGATCGTGGCCGGGGTGGTCGGCGCGGGCGCCTTGGCCTGTGCGCACGCGGTGGCGGTGGGCGTCGACTCCGGGTTCGTGCCGGCAGTCCCCTGGCTCGCCGGCCTGCTGTTCGCGAGCATGGTCGTCGCCGAGGTACGGCCCCTGCGGACCATCCGTCCGAGCGATGCCAGCATCATCACGGTCTCGCTCGCCTACTCCTGCGCGCTCGTGTTCGTGCTTCCCGGGTACGGCGCCACGCTGGCGGTTGCCGCCGGGACGCTGTTCGCCGACCTCCTGGACCGGGCTGCACCACAGAAGGCCGCCTTCAACACCGCGATGATGGCGCTCTCCATCCACTTGGGGACCGTCGTCGTGCGCGCCGGCGGTGCGCAGGACCTGGCGACGGTGGACCCCCGTGACCCCATGGTGCTCGTGACCCTGCTGGCCGCCTTCGTGGTGATCTACACCGTCCCCACGGTGCTCGTGGCCCTCGTGCTGTCGGCGGTGGAGGGGGACTCCCCCGTCGCGGTCCTGCGGCGGGACTTCTTCTCCACGTTGCCCAGCGACGGGATGTTGCTCCCCCTCGGGCCCGTGCTGGTCGTCGTCGGCACCCACTACCCCGTCCTGCTGCCGCTGGCGATGGTCCTCACGCCGGTCGTGCACATGTCCACGCGGATCTCCAGCGAGCACGAACGGGACGCCACCGAGGATCCGCTGACCGGACTGCTCAACCGCCGCGCGCTCGAGCAGGAGGCAGAGGCCGGGCTGGACCGGGCGGCTCGGTCGGGCCGACGCGTCGTCGTGCTCCTCGTGGACCTCAACGGCTTCAAGGCGATCAACGACACATGGGGCCATCACGCCGGCGACGAGGTCATCGTCGAGATCGCCCGCCGGCTGCGCGACCGGATGCCACCGTCTGCACTCGTGGCGCGCCTCGGCGGCGACGAGTTCGCGGTGGTCCTGTCGGACGTCTCGTCCCCGGACGTTGCCGTGGAGATGGCCGAGGTCGCGTCGGAGGCCTTCGTCGACCCGGTCGAGGTCGACGCAGTCGAGGGTGTGCCGCTGGAGGTCACCGGGGCGATCGGTGTGGCGACGAGCGGTCCGGGGTGGTCGCGCTTCGGGGAGCTGACGCGTGCGGCCGACGCCGCCATGTACGCCGGCAAGCGCCGTGGGCTGCCCTACCTGCTGGCGGACCCGGAGAGCAGCGACGGCCAGCACGTCCAGGCGCTCGAGCGGGCCATCGACGGCGACGAGATGCACATGGTCTACCAACCCCTGGTCGACTCCCGAACCGAGGCGGTCATGGGCTTCGAGACGCTGGCGCGGTGGAACCACCCCCAGCACGGGCCGATCCCACCGTGGGAGTTCGTGCGGGACCTCGAGGCCACGGGCGTCCTCATCGGCCGCTTCACCGAGCGGGTCCTGGGCGACGCGGTGGTGATGCTGCGCCGCCTCCACGACGAAGGCCACCCGGTCTCCATCAGCGTGAACGTGTCCCCCCTCAACCTGGCCGATCCCGGGTTCGTCGACACGGTCCTGCGGACGCTCCGCGATCACGACATCGAGAGCCGCTGGCTGGTGCTGGAGATCACCGAGACCGCGCTGATGTCCAACCTGGCAGGGTGTCGCCGGGCGCTGCGCCGCCTGGTCGACAGCGGAGTGGGCGTGTCCCTCGACGACTTCGGTTCCGGCCACTCCTCGCTGGCGATGATCAAGGACATCCCGCTGACCGAGCTCAAGATCGACCGGTCGTTCGTGACCAACACCGGCGACGAACGCGGGGTCGCGCTCCTGCGCACCCTCGTCGAGCTGGCTCGCATCCACGACCTCAGGTCCATCGCAGAGGGCGTGGAGGACCGAGCAACCCTCCGCGCGCTCGCCGACATCGGCTTCGACCAGGTGCAGGGCTGGGGCATCGGCCGTCCGCTGGGCGCCGAGGAGACCCTGGCCTGGATGTCCGGCCGGACGTCCCTCGACCCGGGTGGCCAGCACGGAGTGGACCTCACGGTCGTCGAACGATGA